One stretch of Enterobacter sp. RHBSTW-00994 DNA includes these proteins:
- a CDS encoding ribose ABC transporter permease has protein sequence MTNSTNPQQVAKSASAKKMLMSDLMQTVGILPILILIVAVFGFIAPNFFTESNLLNITRQASINIVLAAGMTFIILTGGIDLSVGSILGTTAVAAMVVSLIPELAMLSIPAALMLGLVLGLFNGALVAFAGLPPFIVTLGTYTALRGAAYLLADGTTVINSNINFEWIGNNYLGPIPWLVVIALAVIVVCWFILRRTTLGVHIYAVGGNMQAARLTGIKVWLVLLFVYGMSGLLSGLGGVMSASRLYSANGNLGTGYELDAIAAVILGGTSFVGGIGTITGTLVGALIIATLNNGMTLMGVSYFWQLVIKGAVIIIAVLIDKYRTRHHQSA, from the coding sequence ATGACGAACTCAACCAACCCGCAGCAGGTCGCAAAATCCGCTTCCGCCAAAAAAATGCTGATGAGCGATCTGATGCAAACGGTCGGTATTTTGCCCATTTTAATTCTGATCGTGGCGGTATTTGGTTTTATCGCTCCAAACTTCTTCACCGAGAGCAACCTGCTGAACATTACCCGCCAGGCATCGATTAACATCGTCCTGGCTGCGGGGATGACCTTCATCATTTTGACCGGCGGTATTGATTTGTCCGTGGGCTCCATTCTGGGAACAACTGCAGTCGCAGCAATGGTGGTGTCGCTAATACCAGAACTCGCCATGCTCTCCATTCCCGCCGCACTAATGCTCGGTCTGGTGCTCGGCCTGTTTAACGGCGCGCTGGTGGCCTTTGCCGGGCTACCGCCGTTTATCGTCACCCTCGGCACGTATACGGCGCTACGCGGTGCGGCGTACCTGCTGGCAGACGGCACAACGGTGATTAACTCAAACATTAATTTCGAATGGATCGGCAATAACTACCTCGGGCCGATCCCGTGGCTGGTGGTGATCGCGCTGGCGGTAATCGTCGTGTGCTGGTTTATTCTGCGCCGTACCACACTGGGTGTTCATATTTACGCGGTGGGCGGCAATATGCAGGCCGCACGCTTAACAGGCATCAAGGTGTGGCTGGTACTGCTGTTTGTATATGGCATGAGCGGCCTGCTCTCCGGGCTTGGCGGGGTGATGAGCGCCTCGCGGCTTTACAGCGCCAACGGCAACTTAGGGACAGGTTATGAGCTGGACGCCATCGCGGCGGTGATCCTCGGCGGAACGAGCTTTGTCGGTGGGATCGGGACGATCACCGGCACGCTGGTGGGCGCACTGATTATCGCCACCCTGAACAACGGCATGACGCTGATGGGCGTCTCCTACTTCTGGCAACTGGTGATCAAAGGGGCGGTGATCATCATAGCGGTGCTGATCGACAAATACCGTACCCGACACCATCAAAGTGCATAA
- a CDS encoding ABC transporter substrate-binding protein has product MRLKPLVTALCAGALLAATPFAQAKDLKSIGVTVGDLANPFFVQITKGAELEARKLAGDNVKVTLVSSGYDLGQQVAQIDNFIAAKVDMIILNAADSKGIGPAVKRAKEAGIVVVAVDVAAEGADATITSNNTQAGEMACKYITDRLKGKGNVVIINGPPVSAVQNRVEGCQTEFKRHPDINVLSYNQNAKGSREGGLEIMTALLAANPKIDGVFAINDPTAIGADLAAKQAQRNEFFIVGVDGSPDGEEALKRENSLFVATPAQDPQVMAAKAVEIGYDILQGKPAPKEPVLIPVTMIDKQNVGSYKGWTVK; this is encoded by the coding sequence ATGCGTTTGAAACCGTTAGTGACCGCGCTCTGTGCTGGCGCACTGCTTGCCGCTACACCATTTGCGCAGGCAAAAGATTTAAAATCCATCGGTGTTACGGTGGGCGATTTGGCGAACCCGTTCTTTGTGCAGATCACCAAAGGGGCCGAGCTGGAAGCGAGAAAACTGGCAGGCGATAACGTCAAAGTGACGCTGGTGTCCAGCGGTTACGATTTGGGTCAGCAGGTGGCGCAGATCGATAACTTTATCGCGGCAAAAGTGGACATGATCATCCTGAACGCCGCAGATTCCAAAGGGATCGGCCCGGCGGTTAAACGCGCGAAAGAAGCGGGGATCGTCGTCGTGGCAGTGGACGTCGCCGCAGAAGGGGCTGATGCGACAATCACTTCCAATAACACCCAGGCAGGTGAAATGGCCTGCAAATACATTACCGATCGCCTGAAAGGTAAAGGCAATGTGGTGATCATCAACGGACCACCGGTATCCGCTGTACAAAACCGTGTGGAAGGCTGCCAGACTGAATTCAAACGTCACCCGGATATCAACGTTCTCTCCTACAACCAAAACGCCAAAGGGAGCCGTGAAGGGGGTCTGGAGATTATGACCGCGTTGCTGGCCGCCAATCCGAAGATCGACGGTGTGTTCGCCATTAACGATCCTACCGCGATCGGCGCAGATCTGGCGGCAAAACAGGCTCAGCGTAATGAATTCTTTATCGTCGGCGTCGATGGTAGCCCGGATGGTGAAGAAGCGTTGAAACGCGAAAATTCCCTGTTTGTGGCGACACCCGCACAAGATCCGCAGGTTATGGCGGCAAAAGCGGTCGAAATCGGCTATGACATTCTACAGGGCAAACCTGCGCCGAAAGAGCCTGTGCTGATCCCGGTGACGATGATCGATAAGCAGAATGTCGGATCGTACAAGGGGTGGACGGTTAAGTAA
- the yjdP gene encoding DDRRRQL repeat protein YjdP, whose amino-acid sequence MKCYSTALLLGLLSLTSQLAHADIVDDAIGNIQQAINDAYNPSSSRSNDDGDHYDDSRRNDSRQYDDRRRQLEDRRRRLDERQRRLDDDRRQLEDDERRLEESDDR is encoded by the coding sequence ATGAAATGTTACTCTACCGCTCTGTTATTGGGTTTGCTGTCTTTAACCAGTCAACTGGCTCACGCCGATATTGTAGATGATGCCATCGGCAATATTCAGCAGGCGATCAACGATGCCTATAACCCCAGCAGTAGCCGCAGTAATGATGACGGAGATCATTATGATGACAGCCGTCGGAATGACAGCAGGCAGTATGACGATCGTCGCCGACAGCTTGAAGACCGACGCCGCCGTTTAGACGAGCGTCAGCGTCGGCTTGATGATGACAGACGACAGCTTGAAGACGACGAACGAAGGCTGGAAGAGAGTGACGATCGTTAA
- the phnO gene encoding aminoalkylphosphonate N-acetyltransferase has protein sequence MSACELRRAGPDDALAVYALICELKQAEFDRQAFHAGFIANLQDRNMHYQLALLDGHIIGMIGLHLQFHLHHARWIGEIQELVVMPQARGLKVGSQLLAWAEDKARHAGAELTELSTSVKRVDAHRFYVREGYTQSHFRFTKPL, from the coding sequence ATGTCTGCCTGTGAACTTCGCCGCGCCGGGCCTGATGATGCACTTGCGGTTTACGCTCTGATTTGCGAACTCAAGCAAGCCGAATTTGACCGACAGGCCTTTCATGCCGGCTTTATTGCCAACCTTCAGGACCGCAATATGCACTATCAGCTGGCGCTACTGGATGGGCATATCATCGGCATGATTGGACTGCATTTACAGTTTCATCTCCACCATGCGAGGTGGATCGGTGAGATCCAGGAGTTGGTAGTGATGCCGCAAGCACGTGGACTGAAAGTCGGTAGCCAACTGCTGGCGTGGGCTGAGGACAAAGCTCGCCACGCCGGTGCGGAATTAACGGAACTGTCTACCAGCGTGAAGCGTGTAGACGCACACCGTTTTTATGTGCGTGAAGGCTACACACAGAGCCACTTTCGCTTTACCAAACCGCTGTAG
- a CDS encoding response regulator transcription factor: MKPAILVVDDDTAVCELLQDVLNEHVFTVFVCHNGQDALKLSQREPHIALVLLDMMLPDINGLQVLLQLQKQRPELPVVMLTGLGSESDVVVGLEMGADDYIGKPFNPRVVVARVKAVLRRTGVLAAETNAPRVAGVAFNGWTLDTVRCELSDPQRNVIPLTQGEYNLLLALAQNARRVLSREQLLELTHNESAEVFDRTIDVLIMRLRRKIEVNPHQPMLIKTIRGLGYVFASDVSHSDKAA, from the coding sequence ATGAAGCCGGCGATCCTGGTTGTAGATGACGATACCGCAGTCTGTGAGCTGTTGCAGGATGTGCTCAATGAACACGTCTTTACGGTATTTGTCTGCCATAACGGTCAGGATGCGCTGAAACTGTCACAGCGGGAGCCGCACATTGCTCTGGTCTTGCTGGATATGATGCTGCCGGATATCAACGGATTGCAGGTTCTTTTGCAATTGCAAAAACAGCGTCCGGAACTGCCAGTGGTGATGCTGACGGGGCTGGGGAGTGAGTCTGATGTGGTGGTGGGGCTGGAAATGGGCGCTGATGATTACATCGGCAAACCTTTTAATCCGCGCGTGGTGGTCGCGCGGGTGAAAGCCGTTCTGCGGCGCACCGGCGTACTGGCCGCAGAAACAAACGCCCCGCGCGTTGCCGGGGTCGCGTTTAATGGCTGGACGTTAGACACCGTTCGCTGTGAACTCAGCGATCCGCAGCGTAATGTTATTCCCCTCACGCAAGGCGAGTACAACCTGTTGCTGGCACTGGCACAAAATGCCCGGCGAGTACTCAGCCGCGAACAGTTGCTTGAACTGACGCACAATGAAAGCGCGGAGGTATTTGACCGCACCATTGACGTGCTCATCATGCGGTTGCGGCGAAAAATAGAGGTCAACCCTCACCAGCCGATGTTGATTAAAACCATCCGTGGGCTGGGCTATGTCTTCGCCTCCGATGTTTCTCACAGTGATAAAGCTGCCTGA
- a CDS encoding ATP-binding protein yields the protein MPSRRPPFFTSARGRLLIFNLLVVAVTLMVSGVAVLGFRHASQIQEQVQQQTLDDMTGSMNLARDTANVATAAVRLSQVVGALEYKGEADRLKQTQMALRHSLEQLADAPLAQQEPALVARIIQRSNELQQSVTEMLERGQRRHLERNALLSALYQSQSYLRHLQDIQRRFGGNVPDAQLLGEMDRLIVAAIGTPSPRATIQQLNGVMASLPRTAPQPVADFVLPDFNAELRKLAPLSKQLEESDLAISWYMFHIKALVAILNSDINQYVEQVAQASQLRTAQSHQELRSISVFISIFAVLALIITGCACWYIYRNLGSNLTAISRAMSRLAHGEQDVSVPALQRRDELGELARAFNVFARNTASLEHTTRLLKEKTSQMEVDRIERQGLEEALLHSQKMKAVGQLTGGLAHDFNNLLAVIIGSLELTDRASPDAPRITRALKAAERGALLTQRLLAFSRKQSLNPHAVEMKPLLENLGELMCHSLPASLTLDIEAQSPAWSAWIDVSQLENAIINLVMNARDAMEGQTGVIKIRTWNQRVTRSDGRKQDMVALEVIDHGTGMSQEVKSQVFEPFFTTKQTGSGSGLGLSMVYGFVRQSGGRVEIESAPGQGTTVRLQLPRSTLLAVPREEIRTATASEPSDQLVLVLEDEADVRQTLCEQLHQLGYLTLEAESGEQALSMLEASPDIGMFISDLMLPGNLSGAEVINHVRSRFPHLPVLLMSGQDLRPAHNPQLPDVALLRKPFTRVQLAQALRKVTAN from the coding sequence ATGCCCTCACGCCGTCCCCCTTTTTTCACCAGCGCCCGTGGTCGCCTGCTGATTTTCAACCTGCTGGTGGTCGCGGTGACGTTGATGGTGAGCGGTGTGGCGGTACTGGGCTTTCGTCATGCCAGCCAGATCCAGGAGCAGGTGCAGCAGCAAACGCTTGATGACATGACCGGCAGCATGAACCTGGCGCGTGATACTGCCAATGTGGCGACGGCGGCGGTGCGGTTGTCGCAGGTGGTGGGTGCGCTGGAGTACAAAGGTGAGGCAGACAGGCTTAAGCAGACACAAATGGCTTTACGTCACTCTCTGGAACAACTGGCTGATGCCCCGCTGGCGCAGCAGGAACCGGCACTGGTGGCGCGAATTATCCAGCGCAGTAATGAATTACAGCAAAGCGTGACGGAGATGCTGGAGCGGGGGCAACGCCGTCATCTGGAGCGCAACGCGCTGCTTAGCGCACTCTATCAAAGCCAGAGTTACTTGCGTCATTTACAGGATATTCAGCGTCGTTTTGGCGGTAACGTACCAGATGCACAGCTGCTGGGAGAGATGGATCGGCTGATTGTGGCGGCAATAGGTACGCCTTCGCCACGTGCCACCATTCAGCAATTAAACGGAGTAATGGCCTCTCTGCCACGAACGGCTCCACAGCCTGTTGCGGATTTTGTCCTTCCCGATTTCAACGCTGAACTGCGCAAGCTTGCCCCCTTATCCAAACAGCTGGAAGAGAGCGATTTGGCGATTAGCTGGTATATGTTCCACATTAAGGCGCTGGTTGCGATCTTAAACAGCGATATTAATCAGTATGTTGAGCAGGTGGCTCAGGCATCCCAGCTTCGCACTGCCCAGAGCCATCAGGAACTGCGCTCGATCAGCGTCTTTATCTCGATTTTCGCCGTTCTGGCACTCATCATCACCGGCTGTGCCTGCTGGTATATCTACCGCAATTTAGGCTCCAACCTGACGGCCATTTCCCGCGCAATGTCGCGATTAGCGCACGGCGAGCAGGATGTTTCCGTCCCCGCCCTGCAACGCCGTGACGAGCTGGGCGAGCTGGCGCGCGCGTTCAACGTTTTTGCCCGCAACACCGCGTCACTGGAACACACCACCCGGCTGCTGAAAGAAAAAACCTCGCAGATGGAGGTCGATCGTATTGAGCGCCAGGGGCTGGAAGAGGCGCTGTTGCACAGTCAAAAAATGAAAGCCGTGGGGCAACTGACGGGCGGCCTGGCGCATGACTTTAACAACCTGCTGGCGGTGATTATCGGTAGCCTGGAGCTGACGGATCGTGCCTCGCCGGATGCACCGCGCATTACCCGTGCGCTGAAAGCCGCGGAACGCGGCGCGTTGCTGACTCAGCGTCTGCTGGCGTTCTCTCGCAAGCAGTCCCTCAATCCGCATGCCGTGGAGATGAAACCGCTGCTGGAGAACCTGGGGGAGCTGATGTGCCATTCATTGCCCGCTTCCCTGACGCTGGATATTGAAGCGCAGTCTCCGGCGTGGTCTGCCTGGATTGATGTTAGCCAACTGGAAAACGCCATTATCAATCTGGTGATGAACGCCCGCGACGCGATGGAAGGGCAAACAGGTGTCATTAAAATTCGCACCTGGAACCAGCGTGTTACCCGCAGTGACGGACGCAAGCAGGACATGGTGGCGCTGGAAGTGATCGACCACGGAACGGGGATGTCGCAGGAGGTGAAGTCCCAGGTTTTCGAACCGTTCTTTACCACTAAACAGACCGGAAGCGGCAGTGGGCTAGGGTTGTCGATGGTCTACGGATTTGTGCGCCAGTCCGGTGGACGGGTGGAAATTGAAAGTGCGCCAGGGCAGGGGACAACCGTCCGCTTGCAACTGCCACGTTCTACGCTGCTGGCCGTACCCAGGGAAGAAATACGGACTGCGACGGCCTCAGAGCCAAGCGACCAGTTGGTTCTGGTACTGGAGGATGAGGCTGATGTTCGCCAGACGCTGTGTGAGCAACTGCACCAGCTGGGTTATTTAACGCTCGAAGCGGAAAGCGGTGAGCAGGCGCTGAGTATGCTGGAAGCCTCGCCGGATATTGGCATGTTTATCAGTGATTTAATGCTGCCAGGGAACTTAAGCGGTGCGGAGGTGATTAACCATGTTCGCAGCCGTTTTCCGCATCTTCCCGTGTTGCTGATGAGCGGCCAGGATTTACGTCCGGCGCATAACCCACAGTTGCCGGACGTGGCGCTATTGCGCAAGCCTTTTACCCGCGTGCAACTGGCGCAGGCGCTGCGGAAGGTGACCGCGAATTGA
- a CDS encoding D-lyxose/D-mannose family sugar isomerase, translating into MKRAEINEILGHTRQFFSMHDVHLPPFASFPPTKWQQLDQNAWREVFDLKLGWDVTAFGGNNFAAQGLTLFTLRNGSPNGVPYEKCYAEKIMHVRDGQVTPMHFHWRKREDIINRAGGNLIIELWNADAHEETENTDVTVVVNGEIQTHAPGSQLRLQPGESICLTPGLYHSFWGERGFGDVLVGEVSSVNDDEHDNHFLQPLSRYNNIEEDEPAVLVLCNEYALFRI; encoded by the coding sequence ATGAAACGCGCCGAAATCAACGAAATCCTCGGCCACACACGGCAATTTTTTTCCATGCACGATGTTCATCTTCCGCCGTTTGCCAGCTTTCCCCCAACCAAATGGCAACAGCTCGACCAAAACGCATGGCGGGAAGTGTTCGATCTCAAACTTGGCTGGGACGTGACCGCTTTTGGCGGTAACAACTTCGCGGCGCAAGGATTAACCCTTTTTACGCTGCGCAATGGATCGCCAAACGGCGTGCCCTATGAAAAGTGCTATGCCGAAAAAATCATGCACGTCCGTGACGGTCAGGTCACTCCCATGCATTTTCACTGGCGTAAGCGCGAGGACATTATCAATCGCGCGGGCGGAAACCTCATTATCGAACTGTGGAATGCCGACGCGCACGAAGAGACTGAAAATACCGATGTGACGGTAGTCGTTAATGGAGAAATTCAGACACATGCGCCTGGCAGCCAGTTGCGCCTCCAGCCAGGGGAAAGCATCTGCCTGACGCCGGGTCTGTACCACAGCTTCTGGGGAGAACGGGGCTTTGGCGATGTTCTGGTGGGGGAAGTGTCTTCTGTCAACGATGATGAGCACGACAACCACTTTCTCCAGCCGCTCTCCCGATATAACAACATCGAAGAAGACGAACCGGCGGTGCTGGTGCTGTGTAACGAGTACGCCTTGTTTCGGATATAA
- the phnP gene encoding phosphonate metabolism protein PhnP — MSLTITLTGTGGAQLVPVFGCDCAACRRARLQVNHRRRPCSAVVKFNNAVTLLDAGLPDLMDDWPAGSFQQFLLTHYHMDHVQGLFPLRWGVGATLPVYGPPDDAGCDDLFKHPGILDFSHTVEPFVVFELQGLRVTPLPLNHSKLTFGYLLESAHSRVAWLSDTAGLPEKTVKFLLNNQPQVIIIDCSHAPRDETPGNHCDLNTVIALNNVIGCPQVILTHISHQFDVWLMDNPLPEGFEAGYDGMVLALD; from the coding sequence ATGAGTTTGACGATCACGTTGACGGGAACTGGTGGCGCTCAGCTTGTGCCCGTGTTTGGCTGCGACTGCGCGGCATGCCGTCGGGCACGTTTGCAAGTCAATCACCGCCGTCGCCCCTGTAGTGCGGTGGTCAAATTCAACAACGCAGTGACACTGCTGGATGCGGGGCTTCCGGACCTGATGGACGACTGGCCTGCGGGCAGCTTCCAGCAGTTTTTGCTCACCCATTACCATATGGACCATGTGCAGGGGTTGTTCCCGCTACGCTGGGGAGTCGGCGCAACCCTTCCGGTCTACGGCCCGCCGGACGACGCTGGCTGCGATGACCTGTTTAAACACCCCGGAATTCTGGATTTTAGCCACACGGTCGAGCCCTTTGTGGTCTTCGAGCTACAGGGATTACGGGTGACACCATTGCCGCTCAACCACTCAAAACTCACCTTTGGTTATTTACTGGAAAGCGCCCACAGCCGTGTGGCATGGCTCTCCGATACCGCCGGACTGCCTGAAAAAACAGTGAAGTTCCTGCTCAATAACCAGCCGCAGGTCATTATTATCGACTGTAGCCATGCCCCGCGTGATGAAACGCCAGGCAACCACTGTGATTTAAATACGGTGATTGCATTGAATAACGTGATTGGCTGTCCGCAGGTGATTCTGACCCATATCAGCCACCAGTTTGACGTATGGCTCATGGATAACCCGTTGCCGGAAGGGTTCGAAGCGGGGTATGACGGAATGGTGCTGGCGCTGGATTAA
- a CDS encoding ketose 1,6-bisphosphate aldolase — translation MPLISLADGLEHAREHHYALGAFNVLDSHFLRALFAAAKQERSPFIINIAEVHFKYVSLESLVEAVKFEAARHDIPVVLNLDHGLHYEAIVRALRLGFSSVMFDGSTLSYDENIRQTREVVKMCHAVGVSVEAELGAVGGDEGGALYGHADEAFFTDPQLAREFVDLTGIDALAVAIGNAHGKYKGEPKLDFPRLDAIRQQTGLPLVLHGGSGISDADFRRAIELGIHKINFYTGMSQAALAAVDQCMANRQPLYDEFAELLLGIEEAITDTVAEQMRIFGSAGQV, via the coding sequence ATGCCACTGATTTCGCTTGCCGACGGTCTTGAGCACGCCAGGGAACATCACTACGCGCTGGGCGCATTTAACGTTCTCGACTCCCACTTCCTGCGCGCGCTGTTTGCGGCGGCTAAGCAGGAGCGCTCGCCTTTTATCATCAACATTGCGGAAGTCCATTTTAAATATGTCTCGCTGGAATCGCTTGTGGAGGCCGTTAAATTCGAAGCCGCTCGCCACGATATTCCTGTGGTACTTAACCTTGATCACGGGCTGCATTATGAGGCGATCGTGCGGGCACTGCGCTTAGGTTTTAGTTCCGTGATGTTTGATGGCTCAACGCTGAGTTATGACGAAAATATCCGCCAGACCCGTGAAGTGGTGAAGATGTGTCATGCCGTGGGGGTTTCTGTGGAGGCTGAGCTTGGCGCAGTTGGGGGCGATGAGGGCGGCGCACTTTACGGCCATGCTGATGAAGCCTTTTTTACCGACCCGCAACTGGCTCGTGAGTTTGTCGACCTGACCGGCATTGATGCCCTGGCCGTCGCTATCGGTAACGCACACGGCAAATACAAAGGTGAGCCAAAACTCGATTTTCCGCGACTGGATGCCATTCGCCAGCAAACGGGACTGCCGCTAGTGCTGCACGGTGGCTCCGGTATCAGCGATGCCGATTTCCGGCGCGCCATTGAGCTAGGTATTCACAAAATCAATTTCTACACCGGCATGTCGCAGGCTGCACTGGCGGCGGTGGACCAGTGTATGGCGAACCGTCAGCCGCTGTATGATGAATTTGCAGAACTGCTGCTCGGCATTGAAGAAGCCATTACCGATACCGTGGCAGAACAGATGCGCATCTTCGGTAGCGCAGGGCAGGTATAA
- a CDS encoding carbohydrate kinase family protein: protein MERKGIIAAGNMLVDHVHQIVQWPERGWLAEITHSERSTGGAPLNVLLTLAKMHVGLPLQAVGLIGEDSDGDYILAMLDQYHVNRQRVQRTTFASTSMSQVMTDPSGQRTFFHSPGANRLLDLPAFDRLDSTMKIFHLGYLLLLDSLDIPDDEFGTRAARLLAQMRDLGFETSLDLVSRKGDPRYQPLVLPALRYLDYLVINELEAGEFSGLEIRDKNEELNIAHLADAASQLLAAGVRQRVVIHCPEGAWGEAPGEEGRWIPSWMLEQKEIIGSVGAGDAFCAGFLYGCHESLPLTASIYLAHACARASLLAANAIDGAKTLAELQSFINENT from the coding sequence ATGGAACGTAAAGGGATCATCGCAGCAGGTAATATGCTGGTGGATCATGTCCACCAGATCGTGCAATGGCCGGAACGTGGCTGGCTGGCGGAAATTACCCACAGTGAACGATCAACCGGTGGTGCACCGCTTAACGTTCTGCTGACGCTGGCCAAAATGCATGTCGGGCTACCGCTACAGGCGGTGGGATTGATTGGTGAGGACAGCGATGGGGATTATATCCTGGCGATGCTAGACCAGTATCATGTCAACCGTCAGCGCGTACAGCGCACCACATTTGCCTCAACGTCGATGTCGCAGGTCATGACCGATCCCAGCGGGCAACGGACCTTTTTCCACTCACCAGGGGCCAACCGTCTGCTGGATCTGCCCGCCTTTGATCGTCTCGATAGCACCATGAAAATCTTCCACCTGGGGTATCTGCTGCTACTCGATAGCCTGGATATACCGGACGATGAATTTGGTACACGTGCCGCGCGCCTGCTGGCGCAGATGCGAGACCTGGGTTTTGAAACCTCGCTCGATCTTGTCTCCCGCAAAGGCGACCCGCGCTATCAGCCGCTGGTGCTCCCTGCCCTACGGTATCTCGATTATCTGGTGATCAACGAGCTGGAGGCCGGCGAGTTCAGTGGGCTGGAGATACGCGATAAGAACGAGGAACTGAACATTGCTCATCTCGCCGACGCCGCATCACAGCTGCTGGCGGCGGGTGTCCGACAACGCGTGGTGATCCACTGCCCGGAAGGTGCATGGGGCGAAGCGCCTGGGGAAGAAGGCCGCTGGATCCCCTCATGGATGCTGGAGCAAAAAGAGATCATCGGCAGCGTCGGCGCGGGAGATGCCTTTTGTGCGGGCTTTTTATATGGCTGCCATGAATCACTGCCGCTGACTGCCAGCATTTATCTGGCACACGCCTGCGCACGGGCAAGCCTGCTGGCTGCCAATGCCATCGACGGCGCAAAAACATTGGCAGAATTGCAGTCATTTATTAACGAGAATACCTGA
- a CDS encoding sugar ABC transporter ATP-binding protein translates to MSRTPVLEMRNIAKVFGSFHALKGVDLTVFPGEIHALMGENGAGKSTLMKILAGAYTATSGEILIDGQVFHIKGPKDALAAGITLIYQEMQLAPNLSVAENIFLGSELSRGGLVQRKEMAAQAQAVIDRLGAHFKATDLVMKLTIAEQQQVEIARALHRNSRILVMDEPTAALSSRETHRLFELILRLRDEGMAIIYISHRMAEVYELSDRVSVLRDGQYVGSLTRDKLSASELVKMMVGRPLSDLFNKERDIPLGSPRLNVHHLTDGKKVLPCSLQVRSGEIVGLAGLVGAGRSELAQLIFGVRKATGGMIEVDGEPVVIHSPRAAIDNGIGFLTENRKEQGLFLELAAQENITMATLERDATFGMLNRKKAQSISDDAIALLNIRVPHSQVRAGGLSGGNQQKLLISRWVAIGPRILILDEPTRGVDVGAKSEIYRIMNQMARKGVAILMISSELPEVVGMSDRVYVMREGSIAGELHGHDITQENIMTLATGVNDSHHQAVQS, encoded by the coding sequence ATGAGCAGAACCCCGGTATTAGAGATGCGCAATATTGCCAAGGTGTTTGGCAGTTTCCACGCGCTCAAAGGTGTGGATCTGACGGTATTTCCCGGTGAGATCCACGCATTAATGGGTGAAAATGGTGCGGGTAAAAGCACGCTGATGAAGATCCTGGCCGGGGCATACACCGCCACCAGCGGTGAGATCCTGATCGACGGCCAGGTGTTTCACATCAAAGGGCCAAAAGATGCATTGGCCGCAGGTATTACCCTGATTTATCAGGAGATGCAGCTTGCCCCCAATCTCAGCGTAGCCGAAAACATCTTTCTCGGAAGCGAGCTGTCGCGTGGCGGACTGGTGCAGCGTAAAGAGATGGCTGCCCAGGCCCAGGCCGTCATTGACCGCCTGGGTGCGCACTTCAAAGCGACCGATCTGGTGATGAAGCTGACCATCGCCGAACAGCAGCAGGTAGAAATCGCCCGCGCACTGCACCGTAACAGCCGTATCCTGGTGATGGATGAACCCACAGCGGCACTCTCTTCTCGCGAAACCCATCGCCTGTTTGAATTGATCCTGCGCCTGCGTGATGAAGGCATGGCGATTATCTATATCAGCCACCGTATGGCCGAAGTGTATGAGTTGTCCGACCGGGTCAGCGTTTTGCGTGATGGGCAATACGTCGGCAGCCTGACGCGTGACAAGCTCAGCGCTTCTGAACTGGTGAAGATGATGGTAGGTCGCCCGCTGAGTGATCTGTTCAACAAAGAGCGCGATATCCCGCTCGGTAGCCCGCGCCTTAATGTGCATCACCTCACCGACGGCAAGAAAGTGCTCCCCTGCAGTTTGCAGGTCCGTTCCGGGGAGATCGTCGGTCTGGCAGGGCTGGTGGGGGCAGGACGTTCCGAACTGGCACAGCTGATTTTTGGCGTGCGTAAAGCCACGGGCGGCATGATTGAAGTGGATGGCGAACCCGTGGTGATCCACTCCCCGCGCGCGGCCATTGATAACGGCATTGGTTTCCTCACCGAAAACCGCAAAGAACAAGGGTTGTTCCTGGAGCTGGCGGCACAGGAAAACATCACCATGGCGACACTGGAGCGTGACGCCACCTTTGGCATGCTCAACCGCAAAAAAGCCCAATCGATTTCTGATGATGCCATCGCCCTGCTCAATATCCGTGTTCCACATTCGCAAGTTCGTGCAGGCGGGCTTTCCGGAGGCAATCAACAAAAACTGCTGATCTCCCGCTGGGTCGCCATTGGACCTCGCATTCTGATTCTGGATGAGCCAACGCGTGGTGTGGATGTGGGGGCGAAAAGTGAAATCTACCGCATCATGAACCAGATGGCGCGCAAAGGGGTGGCGATCCTGATGATCTCCAGTGAACTGCCGGAGGTGGTAGGGATGAGCGACCGCGTGTATGTGATGCGCGAAGGCAGCATTGCAGGCGAATTACACGGACACGACATCACCCAGGAAAACATTATGACGCTGGCAACCGGCGTGAACGACTCTCATCACCAGGCGGTGCAATCATGA